DNA from Alnus glutinosa chromosome 2, dhAlnGlut1.1, whole genome shotgun sequence:
TTATTCCATCAATACGTTTATAAtctttatttaatctttttgttATGACAAATTGTgaattaatgaaaattttgtggTATTTCATACTGCATTGTTTACTATGGACATTGACCCCTTTGCACTAATGTTTTGTTTGATTATTTGCAGATCACCATGGTCCACCAAGGATTAATTTTTGGCAAGACCCAATGAGCCCATCTAAGTGGAAGGAAGAGCATGTGAGTCTTATTTTGTGATCAAAATTCAGAAAACCCTCTACTCTCACTTTCTTCTCTTAGGAGGTCATTTTGGTACTTTTTCTTTACGAAGATCAAATTGATGTCATTGTGTTAAATCTTTTGTTTGTAGAAGTTCATTAGAGCTGTTTAGTGAGCCATTGATGAAACAGAAATTAGTGGTCATGTGCATGGGAAACTGTCTTGACTGAATGTTATGCTTTTGCAGTTTGTAATTGTCTCTCTGTCAGGCTGGGGCCTACTGATCTTTGGGAGCTACAAATTCTTTACAAAGGGCAAGGGCAAGAAGGAAGAGGTTCCTCTATATGATATTTAACTTGAGtatcatcttaatttttttattgtgatcttacttatcaaaaaataaataaaaaaaatttgtgatctGCTCTAGTCATGAGAAATCTAGAGCACTGTTACTATGGTTATTAAAATGAGGGGTCTGTGCAGTGTAGTCAGTCGTTCCTAAAGTAATAAAATTATGTGATGCATGTTGCTCATAACTCGTAACCTCAAGTCAGTTGGTCAGTTCCTTTGGAAATAAAATTGTGGTTTTAGCATATGCATGCTAAAAAGGAACTTCAATGCAAAAGGTTTAGTTAGATCACTCATGGAACATAGTCTCTTATACCCTTTAATGAAAAGGTGAACAACTTTTTTGTGTAGCTTGCCAAAAAACAGTTAAGGGTAACTATTTTTTGGAGTTGTTCTATTACACTTCCTATGTAATAGAGCTTTCTCCTCTTTATAAGAAAATGTTTATTTGCTTACGAAAAAAAGGATAGATAGTGAGGCCATATATATGAGATTTTATTTGAGATGTTACATAGCTACACACAAATCAAATTTTACCTTTCTCCTTCTGACCAACGTAGGCTTTTTTAGTTGGAGAAGCTCATGTAGCCAATGAATTTGTGTTTAAATTTGGAATATTTAGGGGCTACTTCATGTTAGTGGCGCATTGAACAAGGCATGTTATAAAGTGAGAAAATAAAGAGGGACATCATATGAATAGTGAAATAAGGAACCCTTTAATGTAGCTCTTCCTTTTTATTGCGTGACACTGTTTTATCTTGTGTACTTTTTGATAGTGGGATATTGCACGATTATTAGATTTCATGTAACATTTCTACCTACTATCAGATGAATTTGGACTATGTCATACATactttttttaaactatttttttagattgtctgaaaaaaaaattgcttaagCAGGTATATAGAATCTAATCGTGCTAATTTCTGATCCATGTCATCTCCTTG
Protein-coding regions in this window:
- the LOC133861857 gene encoding uncharacterized protein LOC133861857; translated protein: MATLAAAAARQAATLTRLSSPKTSAQAASLIHRRGLAGAADHHGPPRINFWQDPMSPSKWKEEHFVIVSLSGWGLLIFGSYKFFTKGKGKKEENLVEASH